GGCCGTTCCCGGATCCTGGTCTTTCGGAGCGTTCTGGAACCCCGAGAGACACCCCCGGGGGCTCTAGAAGCTCCCCCAGCGGCCCCTAGTCCCGGCTTCCTGCGCGCTTCTGTCTGAAAGCCCCTCGGGTGCACGGGCGGTCGCCGAGCCGCGTCTGGGTCCTGGCGCACACCATGATCGTTGCGGACTCCGAGTGCCGCGCGGAGCTGAAGGGCTACCTGCCCGGGGCCGGAGAGGTAAGCAGCGGCCGAGCGACGCCACTCTTCCCTCGAACCCAGAGCCGCGTCCAAGCTTCGGGTTGTTGCGAGCTGAGTCTGTGAGCCGCCCCCTCGGCTGGAGGAGGGGGAATGGAGCGCGTAACCCGGAGTGGGGTTGCATCAACCGGCAGCCTCGGCCCCCTCAGCCTCCGCCTCCTGCCCCCTCACCGGGGCGGGGGACGGGGGTAGGATTGTAGAGCCCTCCGCGGCTCCCTCAGACTCCGGGCCAAAGAGAGGGGCGCCTTCTCGAGGTAATCTTGGGTTTGGGCCCTCGTCTAGGGAGTGTTCAAGTCCAGGCAAATCCCGGCGCGGCGGCCGGACCactcctcctccccgcccccttcCGCAGATCCCTTCCTCTAGGCTGGGGCTAGAGGAACCGTTTCTAGGTAGGATGCGTACCCGGCTCCAGTGCCCCCGCTCGGTGATGGGAGTACGTGAGGCTGGCCCACGAAGGTCGACCCCGTCCCTCGCCGCCACCTGCACCCCCGATTCGGATTGGGGGCGCGGGAGCTCCGGGGCCTTGGCGGACTGCCAGGTGTGCCGCGGTGAAAGCTCGCAGAGGGGAAAAATCCTGGCCGCGGCTCCCGAAGCCAAGCGCCGATTTGGCTGTGCTCTACTAACTGGTCTGACGTCCCAGAAGTTTGTTCTGCAGAGACTGTCTTTACAGTGAGGCTGGGAATACGGCTGCACCCAATCTGACACCCCCCTGCCTCATTACCACCACCACGGACCATGGTCATCTTGTTTATTACGCACCTACTGGATGGCAGGCTCCGGTTCTGCCTTTTCTCTTGAGTCCTCAGGACTTAAACTAGCAGAATTTGAGCTATACTGTTGCCGCTCATCTAggggatgaggaaattgaggcccaggagGGGCTGTGGAGAGGCTTCCTTGGCTCCCCCTGCAGAGCAGCTCATTCTCTGGCTGTGGTGTCTTTAAGATTTCCCAGTGTGGTTGGCTCAGCAGGgagttttgcttgtttctttggtTTCCAGGCCTGGAGCCTGGTGCAAGTGTCTTACTGGGATTGGGAGTCAGACCTGTGCTAGACCTGTGATCCTGGGAATAAATGGCTGCACTTTTCTGAGCAGCTTGGTTTCTGGGGGTCCTCAGTTTTCTGTTAGCTTGTCACCCTCCCCTGTCATGGTTTAGGAGCCCAAGTGGAGGAAGGAAAACTGCTCCTGCCTCttctcagctgtgtgactttgaccAAGTCATCTTACTCTCTGAgtcagtttccttctttgtggaaaaaaaaaaagaaaggaaataattttctttattgagaGCACCTGGGCACTAGAGCAGACTTGCTCCAAGTTCATGTCCCCCAGCCCTCCTACTttcttgctctgtgaccttggccaagggATCCCTTCTCTGATCAGCAACTTCCTTACGTCGGGGTCTGGCTCTGTCTCCGAGGGATTGTTGGGAGGTAACTGAGGAGACATGCAAAGGCCAGTGCTCAGTGCCTGGAGCATAGCAACTAAGTCCTGCGTCAAACACGCTAGGTATTGTTAGAATGTGGCCACAGCATGTATTGCCCCTTCCCCAGAGTGTCTCTTGCAAGGGGGTGTCTGAACCCGCCACTCCTGCCTGAGGCGAATGTTGGCTCATCTCTCTTTGGGACAGCGTCTGGGAAGTGATACGGGGAGAAAAGCGAGCTCCAGGTGGACTGGGCAGACTCTGAGGGCGGGGCCTTTAGATGGAAGCTTGCTAGCTGTCAACAGCAGAAGGGGTTGGGGGAATTGGTAATGTCAGACCCCTTTCTACATATTCTTCTCTCTCAGGAAAAGAGGACTTTGGAAAGATGTCTGTTTTAAGCAGAATCTTTTAGAAGACAGTAGGGTGCTGAACTTACAGAGCCCTGTGCCCAAGCCCTAAGGGAAGCTGGACAAGTACATACAAGTACATACAAGGAATGTACAGTCCCCTCAGCTCTCATGCTGTGGCACACACCCTTTCACCAAGTCAAGGCCTTCAGACACTTCACTCTAGTACTGGTAGTGTGTTTTCAGAGCCCTCCTGAGCTCTTGAAACATCACTGCTTCAAGGAAAGTCTTTCCTTCCCCACCTCTGCATACCTGCTTCCTGTCCCCCTTCTCCACTGCAAGAGCTGTTATCCCAGTTACAGTGTAGCAGTTGTGTAATCAGGCATTTCTTGTCTGTGTACCTTGCTAGACTGGAAACACTGTAGGCCCCATCACCAGCACTGTTCTTAGCACCTAATAAATGCTCGTAACTATTTGCCCTTGTTGGCTTAGCTGACCCTTGTGAACTGTGCACAGACTTTGAAGTCAGATCTGAGCTTGCCTGTCTGGAACAGGTCTCTGAAAGAGCCTCAGTGAGCTGCCTCTGAAgaagggatcagttcagttcagtcgctcagtcgtgtctgactctttgcgaccccatggactgtagcacaccaggcttccctgtccatcaccaactcccggagcttgctcaaattcatgtccatggagtcagtgatgccatccaatcatctcatcctctgtcatccccttctccttgtgccttcaatctttcccagcatcagggtcttctccaatgagttggctctttgcatcaggtggccaaagaattggagcttcagcttcagcatcagtccttccaatgaatattcaggactgatttcctttaggattgaagaAGGGATAAGAAGACCTATTTCCCTCCAGGTGGTTGTGAGAAATCAGCCAGATCATGGTGGGAAGATGAGTTTATGGCATCACTCACACAATGCCTCTCCCAAAGGAGGACTCTGAGTCCCTCTCAGGTGTAAACCCAGGCAAGTATCTTGAATTCAGCAGCCCACGGGGAGGGGAGTCTCTACCCATGCCCAGCTGGCAGAGTAACCTTGAAGGAGTCTGTAACTGAGTCCTGGAGATGGCAGGCCTACCAGGAATAAAGGCTGAGGCTGATTGGGGTGGCGGACAGAACCCTTGCAAGCGAGACTGAGCTGAATTCAAATCTTGAGTTGGCCACTTGTGAACTGTGGCTTAACCTTTGGAACCTTAATCTTTCCTTGTGTGCAGAAGAGACCCCTACTCCCACCCCCGAACTGATGAAGATTAAATGCAACCAGTGTGCTAGTGTCAGAGTTAATATGAAAGGGAATTGTGAGTAGACGCGTAAATCAGAGCCAGGCGCGGAGTGCTGAGGTGATTGATCCTCTCCTTACAACCCATCCTGATGCCTTCTCAGTTGAGTGGCCACCCAGCTAACTGACCAGTGTTCTCGCTGCCCTGGGTGGTCCTCTCAGCTGAAACTCATTGGTTTTTACTCTGCCCCGCCCTAGCTGTGTTGCCTTGGGTGGGTCACCTGCCCCACTCTTCATCCATATAATCAGGGAAGGGATCTTGCCTTTATCAGGTGTGTGAATGTGTATCctgagccacatgtggctatttaaatttagataaattagattttattgaatttaaaacagttttttagCTGCACTCgtcacatttcaaatgctcagcCACTgcgtgtgaaagtgttagtcgctcagttgtgtccaactctttgcaaacccatggactgtaaaccaccaggcttctctgtccatgggattatgcaggcaaacatactggagtgggtagttgttcctattccaggggattttcccaacccagggattgaactcaggtctcctgcattataggcagattctttaccatctgaactaccacagaagccaccaaggaagtgacTTGGGGCTACCATCTTTATTGGACAGTGCAGATAAACAATATTCATCATTACAGAAAGTTTTATTGGACTTGCTGTGCTAAATACTGGGGTCACAACAGGGAACATGATCCAGGATGTGCTCTCAAGGTATGAAACAACACAGGATGACAAGGGCTGTTATTGGGGCAGCAGAGCCCCTGGAGATGTGGACAGGGAGCAGGAGCATCTCACTCCTCGTGAACCCCAGAGGCGAAGCCTTGGGGCCACTGAGACCTTGAGAAGTTTACAGAATGGGAATCATTTCTGCAGTTGAGGATATCTGATTTGTTTCCTAACCCTGCTACCTCTTTCCTGGCTGAGTGACCTGACCTCTCTGAACCTtattccccatctgtaaaatgggaactcttcaagtgcacatgaaataaAGGTTTAGCCCATGACAATCAGTGTTGTTACCTACCATTATTATTGACTTCCTACCCCAGGAAATAGGGGAGGGCTGGTTTGGAGGTGTCATTTCTTGGCAGTAGCCCCTGCTCTGTCCACTTCCTCTCAGGTTTTGGGTGTCTGGGTTGGGGAAGCATGCAGGGTATTGGAACTCTGGATTAGAATCTACTCAGTCTTGCCCTCAGGGCTTTAAACCTTCTGCTACCTTTGCCTGGAATGCTGGTTCCCTAGATCTCTATAGGTCCTTTACAGGCCCATCAACTCATTTACATATTTGATATTTAGATACCAACTTAAAGGTTGTCTCCTCAGTGGCTTCCCCTGTCTAGGACTGAAATACTGCACATACTTCTCCACCCCATTATACACTCTCTTACTCTATGGAATCTGTGACTTGAAATCCTATTAATCAtttgtttgtctttctcctttGTAAATTCTAGGAAGACCAAGATTTTGTCttttcactccagtactcttgctgccTACAATGTAGTCATCAAAAATATttgtcaagggacttccctggtggtccagtggctaagactccatgctcttgATGCAGagggccctggtttgattcccctggttagggaactagatcccacatgccacaactaaagattcctcatgctgcagctaagacccagtgcacccaaataaataaatattttaacaaattttcttttgaatgaaCAGATTAATTCTGGTTCTATCTGGAaggcacttagcacagtgccttatACTTGAGAAAGCAATCAATGAATGGAGTGAAACAATGGCTCTCCCTGGCAAGTTATGCCAGGCCCCACCCAATTAAATTAAAATTGCTGGGCCTTGGcgttggtatttttaaaaaagcttctcAAAGGGATTCTACCTGTACAGCTTGGGTTGAGAAGCCCTTGTTTGAAATAACAACGAGGTTAATGATCGCTGACTTGCTAAGTGCTTGCTGTGATAGAGGTACTCATTAAATCCTCATGACTACCCAGTGAAAGTAGGtactattgctgctgctgctgccgctaagtcgcttcagtcgtgtccgaccctgtgcgaccccatagacggcagcccaccaggctcccccgtccctgggattctccaggcaagaacactggagtgggctgccatttccttctcccatgtgtaaaagtgaaagtgaagtcgctcagtcgcgtccgactcgtaggggccccatggactgcagcccaccagggtcctccatccatgggattttctaagattactggagtggagtgccattgccttctccggtaggtactattattacccCATAATTCGgagaggaaaccgaggctcacaTTGCTAGCAGATAATAGGGGGTGGAGTTGTCTTGAGCCCAGGCAGTTTGTGTCAAGAGCCCCTATCTTTTAAGTGTACTCTGCTTTATTGTTCAAATCATTATCATCATCTTCACTGAGGCCGATAACGTTGGTAGATCCGGACCTATCACGTAAAGACCcacaggcctcagtttcttcctttgaGAGCTCCTGGTGCAGACTTTAGAGAAGGGCTTTCTGAAGGGCTTCCTGAAACTGTTCTCTGTCCCTCCCTACCTAGTACCCTGGTGGGCCCTCCCTGTCCCCCCCACCGACCCCCCCAGTTCCTTCCTGCCCTTCCCCACCACACCTGGCTGTGGTTTTCTGTCTGTCCTTAGGTCGCCTGAGGGGGAGGCCCAGTTTGTGGAGTCAGCAATCCTTATCTCCCAGACAGAGCTGTTAGGCTTTTTCTCTTTGGTGAGGGAGGAGGAAAGCTGAAACAGGAGTGCTTGGGGCTTGTGCTGGTTTCTAAGCTAGACTTGGACCAGCCTGGTCTGGTAGGTCCCAGAAGCATGGGCTGCAAAGCACCTGAGCAGTCAGCCCCACTGCCTTCTTTGTCCAAGATTAAAGCTCAGAGGGTCTCAGTGACTTTCTAGGAGTCACACAACAAGTTAGTGGCATCAGAATCGGTACTCATACCGGGGACTTTTGTACCCTTGTTCTTTCCTTTGTGATCTTTCAGAGCCCCAGAGCTCTGCCTCCCTCAGGGTGCTTTTCAGTTCAGCCCCTCAgtcctctccaactctttgcaaccccatgcactgaagcacatcaggcttccctgtccatcaccaactcccggagcctgctcaaactcatgtccattgagtcggtgacgccatccaaccatcttgtcctctgtcgtccccttctctttccgccttcaatctttcccagcatcagggtcttttccagtaagtcagttctttacattaggtggccaaagtattggagcttcggcttcagcttcagtccttcccatgtgtgtgtgagggggtgtCTTTTAGCTATGTAAAAAAGAAGGTTCACTTATAATCCTTAGTCTCTGGACACCTGGGGATTAACACTAAGTCTAGATTTGAATGAGGAGGGGTGAGTTAGGAGGACATCATCTCTGTTCAGTGAGGATATGACTCTGGTTTGGATAAACTGTTTCTAAAGCCAGTGCTgagacaacccccccccccccaacccctgccaccTAGGtatcaaaataaatgagtaaataaaatatgtGGTTTCCATAGAGGCTCCTACACCCATGTCAAGATACAGCTGCTGCCATCAGCGTTGCCCTCCATGTAGCTCTGCTTTCTTCATTCACAGACTAGTGTGAATTACCTGGCCTTGCTCTTCACAAAATGTAATCTGGAAGTACGGAGACCTAAATCAGACAATTAGAAGGTGATGCTTTCAGAAGCAAAAGCACTGGGAATTGTGGGGTCACAGATGAGGGTCAGAAGAAGGTGCTCAGGAAAATGGAGTTAGTTCTACAAAAGGTATGACCAGTGAGAGGGCGGTGGATCCGAGCCACTAACTATCTGGAAGGCAATAGGCGGTGGAGGCAGGATTTTAAGCCAGTTGATGAGATTTGCACTTGAGAAAGTTTACTCTGGCTATTGAAAGTTTGCCCTCCTTAGTGACCACCAGGGTGATGTACTCACTAGATCTGCTCCTGGTCCcagaggtggggttgggggtggatgctttatttattcattcattctgttaTCTTGGTAGAGGATGGAGAAGAGGCCAGGACTGTGGAGGCAGGTAGGCCATTGGTGAGGCAGTGGATAGCGGTTCAGACAGGGGGCCGTGGTGTCTACTAGGTGGTGATGGATGAAGAAATGACAATAAAGCTACATCATAGGAACCTAGGAGGCTTGGTAACCAGGTTTCAGGATACAAACAAGGGAGGTTCTCATACAAGTTCTCCATGGGTACCAAAAGGTGGCCTCCTGGGAAAGTGCAACACGGTGGCTATATAATTTCCTTTGCCCCTGCCCCTGCAACCCAGTAGTGGGACTCCTGGGTCCCTTCCCAGTTCCAAAAGAATTCAGCCTGTGGGGTGAGCTCTCTTGCTTATTTACCCTTTCTCCATCCACCAAGCTGGTCTGTATCTCCACCTGACTCCTGGTGCACCAGAAAGGTGATTCTAAAAGCTCActgtggggatttccctggtgcttcagtggctaagaccccatactcccaatgcagggggtccagattcgatccctggtcagggaactgaccCCACATAGCACAGTGAAGATCAAAAATCTCATGTGCCtcaactgagacccagtgcaggcaaataaataaattttttttcaaataaataaatattgaaaaataaaattaaagctcAGTGTAGCCCCTCGTGTGGCCCCTCCAGTGTCCCCTCCAGGAGCGAGAACTATCTTCTTAGTCCTCCATTTCACCTCTGACTGACCATGATGTGTTTCCTTCTAGGAGCAGAGGGAGAGCAGGGTTCGGCGAGGCCCCCGAGGGCCCAGCGCCTTCATTCCAGTGGAGGAGGTAAGCTTGGAAGGGGTTAGGATTGTCGTTGGTCCTGGGAGGAAAGGACATGGGGCACTAAGTGGGTGGGAGGGGTTTTCTGGTCTCTTGAAATTGCAGCTTTGAAACTACCCCTTCAGGTTGCTGACTCATTTAATCCGCAAAACAGCTCTGCTCCAAGCAGACATCTCAGCCCCATTTTACTGGGAAGAAACAAGTTCCAAGAGATAAAATGCTAATAACACAGCTAGGTAATGAACAAACTTGTGGTTCCCAGAACAAGACTTGTTTTTCCTTAAGAAGACAGAACTATCTGTAGTTATCTTCTCACCCTTGAATGTACAtgtattaaagtttttttttttccaacttcacGTGTAATAgatgttcattattttaaaatttccagtgTTTCAGAAAACTTTAGTTTCTTGTAATCCCAACCCCACTGAGATAATCACTGTTAAACATTTGCCACTGTTTTCCAGACTTCTTTTCATTTGGAGCCAAGGTCATAGTTTGTAACatgattttgttatttttgttcatttgggaagtttttttttttttcatttggttgtTATGTTTTGTTATTTCACATAATACATCAGAGACATCTTTCATCTACTGAGTCAGatcatgcattcatttatttaacaggtGTCTGTTGAATGATTAATctatcaggcactgttctaggtgctggggatacagaTGAGAACAAGACAAACAAAACTCCTTGCCATTCACAAAACTGACATTCCAGTGGGGGGTTTGTGGTGGGGAGAACttcaaagcacacacacaaacaaattaaaaaataatcgtttccttcttttcctttggcCTTCATTGAACAAAGATAAACATTTCCTTGTCCTCCTTGCCTTCCTAAATGTGTAGGCCAAATAGTTAATGAGCTGTTAACAAATGTCTAAACTCTCCAGTTTCTTTCACCCTTTGTAAATGGATGAAAGCACACAACCACCTGCTGTAGCCCAGAATGTTAAACTCAAatattcttatctttttttttcattgataaaTAACTACTCTTCCTCtgtaataaaggaaagaaatagtcTTTGAACTTAATTGGGAATTAAATTCTGATTCTGTCATTTATTAGATCTGTAACCTTAAGCCAAGAtgaaacctctctgggccttgattCTCTCATGTGTCAGTGGTGGAAAATAATACTATTCACCTCACAGGAAATTGGGAAGAACTGATGAGATAATATAGACAGGGAAAGCTCCAAACTCAGACCCGGTGTGGAGAAAGCACTCAAGAAATGTGAACTGTTTAGAATCTGTTTCCAATGACTGCACAGCTTTGCACCATTActaccaagggcccaggttcaacccctggttggtgaactaagatcccacaagccacgtggtatggccaaaaaaaaaaaaaaaaagctctatgaAAGTAGGAGAAGCTGTATTCTAATCTCTGTGCCTGGGTCTTTCTATCTAAACTTGGAGAAAATAAGTttctaatttcatatatataatgtGTTTGAACAGTACTTGTCACATTGCAAGCATTGTATAAGTATTGACTACCATTGCATAAAGTGTCCAATAAGTATTTGATTAATCACTTAATGAAATATCTTTTCCTCCCCTGATCTCCTTTTTGTTGGACATAGTGGTTGTCTTCAGTTTCTTGCTATTAAAATCACAACGCAGGCAATGAATATGTTGGTTTCTCTGGTGGGGAGGGCACTAGGGAGTCACCCTTCCTCACCTTTGCTTGGCAGGTCCTGCAGGAGGGAGCCGAGAGCCTCGAGCAGCACCTGGGGCTGGAGGCACTGATGTCCTCGGGGCGGGTGGACAACCTGGCCGTGGTGATGGGCCTACACCCCGACTACTTTACCAGCTTCTGGCGCCTACACTACCTGTTGCTGCACACGGATGGGCCCCTGGCCAATTCCTGGCGCCACTACATCGCCATCATGGTGAGCTGGTCTGAGCCTGACTTTCGTAGGGGTGGATTCATTGTGGGGTTCAGCCCTCAGATCTCTTTGCTGGGGTCTTGATTCTACAAACAGGAGAAGAGGCGGCTTAGAGCAGAGCCCTAGCTTTATCTGACCATCCATCGAATTTTAGATTTTGaagagaggctttttttttttttaagtaggcaatttaatttttattttatgtcagaggatcattgctttacaatgttggtttagttttaagtgtacagcaaagtaatttagATATACATTTATCCATTCAAAAAGACACTGTCTCACTCAGGACCACCCAGCCAGTGGCAAAGCTGGCGTTAGAACCtaagtttcctgcctctcagGCAACAGTGAGGCTTGTGACTTTTCCCTCCATGGGGTGCCCACCCTGACCAGGGCACAGGAAGGATAGGGTGACCTGGGCTCTGTCCACCGCCTCCAGGCTGCCGCCCGCCACCAGTGTTCCTACTTGGTGGGCTCCCACATGGCCGAGTTCCTGCAGACTGGCGGTGACCCTGAGTGGCTGCTTGGCCTCCACCGCGCCCCTGAGAAACTGCGCAAACTCAGTGAGATCAACAAGCTGCTGGCCCATCGGCCGTGGCTCATCACCAAGGAGCACATCCAGGTGCGGTGGGCAGGGAGGCGGGTCCCCGGGGGAGCGTGGGGCTGGGATGGGGCTTGGCCGGCAGCTCGGGGCAAAGCAACTGAGCAAGTCTGGCCTTGCCTTTTCTCTCCAGGCCTTGCTGAAGACGGGCGAGCACAGCTGGTCCCTGGCTGAGCTCATCCAGGCCCTGGTCCTGCTCACACACTGCCACTCACTGGCCTCCTTCGTGTTCGGCTGTGGCATCCTCcctgagggggaccctgagggcagccccgccccccaggcccctTCGCCCCCCAGTGAGCAGAGCACGCCCCCCAGCAGGGACTCGCTGAACCACTCTGGGGTAAGTCAGGGGCCTGAGTCTTGATGGGAGAGGAAGCTGGGGGCCCCTGGTCCTTGGGTAGAAGACAGTGCCTCCCTGTCTGCAGCTGCTTCCTTATCACACCCTGGGAGACTTTAGAAAagtcttttacttttttaaggtgtatttatttatttttggccacacagggtcttccttgctgtacctgggctttctttagttgcagccagCCGGGCGGCTACTCTTTGTCACGGTtcgcaggctctagggtgctggcTCAGGAGTTGTAGTGCAGAGGCTTACTTGCCCTGTAGCATGTAGAATCGAACCCAtgcaccctgcattggcaggcggatccttaaccactggaccacctgggaagccctaagtcaTTTGGTTCtgaaactcagtttcctcatatggaaGATGAGGATAAAGACTCCCTCATCATAAAGGGTTGCGAGTCTGAGGTGAAATAACCATGTGACTGGCCTCAGCATGGAACCCCGTGGGCTTAAAGTAGCTGACTTTTACCACTTTAACAATACAAAGTTTGCCTCTTATTCTGTAAAGTGGCCTTGgttgtgtgtattttaaaaatacagatacttTAAAAAGCCCTTTCCTGTGAGGGGAGTTGACCCTCAGAGAAGACCTGTCTGTTCTCTAGCTGCTTAAACATCACTTCCGGAAGCACAGGCCACGTGAGCTGTCCAGCTCAGAGGAGGCCCTGGGCCTTCATGATTGCCCAGGAAGGCCCGGCATCTGAGAAAGACGTGTGGGGTTTCTGGGGTCAAGGGAGAAGGGGTGGATGGTCACCACCGGGTCATTCCTACAGGGCTTTGAGGCTGCCCGCGACGTGGAAGCTCTGATGGAGCGCATGAGGCAGCTGCAGGAGAGCCTGCTGCGGGACGAGGGCGCCTCGCAGGAGGAGATGGAGAGCCGCTTCGAGCTGGAGAAGTCAGAGAGCCTGCTGGTGACCCCCTCA
The sequence above is a segment of the Dama dama isolate Ldn47 chromosome 8, ASM3311817v1, whole genome shotgun sequence genome. Coding sequences within it:
- the SESN2 gene encoding sestrin-2, producing the protein MIVADSECRAELKGYLPGAGEEQRESRVRRGPRGPSAFIPVEEVLQEGAESLEQHLGLEALMSSGRVDNLAVVMGLHPDYFTSFWRLHYLLLHTDGPLANSWRHYIAIMAAARHQCSYLVGSHMAEFLQTGGDPEWLLGLHRAPEKLRKLSEINKLLAHRPWLITKEHIQALLKTGEHSWSLAELIQALVLLTHCHSLASFVFGCGILPEGDPEGSPAPQAPSPPSEQSTPPSRDSLNHSGGFEAARDVEALMERMRQLQESLLRDEGASQEEMESRFELEKSESLLVTPSADILEPSANPDMLCFVEDPTFGYEDFTRRGTQAPPTFRAQDYTWEDHGYSLIQRLYPEGGQLLDEKFQAAYSLTYNTIAMHSGVDTSVLRRAIWNYIHCVFGIRYDDYDYGEVNQLLERNLKVYIKTVACYPEKTTRRMYNHFWRHFRHSEKVHVNLLLLEARMQAALLYALRAITRYMT